In Brienomyrus brachyistius isolate T26 chromosome 11, BBRACH_0.4, whole genome shotgun sequence, the DNA window GTAGAGGGGGCAAACTGGTCAGTAGTGATTTTCCACTTTGGCTCCTGGTGTCATGTTGTCCTCTCCCCTCTGGAACAATTACACACACCCCCCAGTTATAgcttggggtgggagggggcacagCCCACAGAATCTGCACTCCTCCCTATTGAACAGGAGCATGTAGGATGAGACTAGAGACCCATCATTACATGCAACAGGGAAGGAAAACTCAGTCTGTGTGCCAGCATCCGGAAAccaaaaggaccaggagggaGTGGGCAggagaactggggggggggtggttcaaTGCTTTCTAGCTGGTCAGCAAGACAAAACGTCTTCGTCACCTTTGGATGGAGTGCAGAGGGTATTTTTTTTGGTAAGGGCCTCCTGAATGGTATTGTGCCACTGATTAGGTACAGAACAAGTACAAGACTTCCTGAATGAACGTACATcaagcacccctcccccccaggaggAGGGACCTTCGTTCCCTGCCCACCTAGAAGCAGGTAGAGACTTCATAGCTATAAAGCAGCTTTACAAGCTACAATTAATGCAAACCAGACAGTTAATGCTTCCCAAAGCACAGCTCCGCTGGATCACAGGCGCCTTTGCGGTTTGAAGAAGCCCCCTTTTGCAAGCCTTAAATTCTCATAGAACCCTAGACATTATTTCCCCTAAATATAACGGGACCCTTCACACATACAACTCAGCAAAACAATGCCTCTGTGCACTTGCGTACACTGGCAATCTTTCCATTGTTTATTGATAGATTCCAGTTATTTCACAAAGTACAACTGGAGCATGTATCATCACACCCAAATTCACTTTATATAGAAAAGCCCAaatctccccccaaaaaaaacctgTAGATCACCATGTAAGGCTTGCACAGCATGGATTAGGAGGGGCCAGTCCAAGTAACAGTCAAATATACACTTCAGTGGTGGTGAGGCCCAAGTGATACAATTGCTCAGGTAGGCTTACAAGGACAGATTTCCAGTACCGTCATGGGAATGCAAAAGGAATTGTGTACATCCAAATTCCCATTAGGATCATTGAGCATAAGATGTCATAGGGATAGGGGAGGGGTAGCGATCAAATAGATAAGAGCAgtgaccatggggggggggggggggggggggggggcggaggttCACATTCTACACAGGATGTGACATACAAAAATGTTACTGTACAGCACACTGGTCATCCAAAGCAGAAGGAGCAGTTCCGAGATGCAGGCAGGAACAGACATGCTCTGGCATCACCGTATTCTACTGGAGAAACCAGCCCTGATCCAGGAGAGCCCAGAGCTTCATGCCAAGGTTACAGAATCCTGTTACCACTCAACCGAAATGTGTCCCAAGTCGTCAAGGTGTTTGCTCGCTGATGGTTAAAGACAAGTAGGATCTCTCAGGAAGGACTACGAAACTGCTCAAACCAGAGCAGCCGGCAGTTTTCTAAATGTTCCACATCATAGCGTGTGACCCCTTCGCAAACCCTATTTAGCAGTAAAACAGGACATTGACAGgcagaaggtttttttttcaaaaaaaaaaaaaaaaaaaaaaaaaagtagcttaAAGGCAACATGGGAACATCTAATCTCCCAATCATTAGTAAGAAATAAATAAGGCTATGGCCAGAGTTACTTtcatatgaagaaaaaaaaaaaaaaagtgtgcaaTGATTCTGTTAGCAATCAGAAATAAGAGTACATATCCACTTGatttgttccccccccccccgccgcccagCAAACTGTATTGATGACATTCTGCAAAGATAATCATGTACGATTTCCGTATGCCAttaatggagaaaatggctgatcTCTGGGAAGTCCAACACCAACAACCTCTGCCTGCTCATGATTCCAGAGGTTAGatttcagggggaaaaaaaaataaagtcacTCAGTAAAGAGTCAagcacaaagaaaaaaaaatgaagatgaaaatcCATCTGACATTTAGAAACACAGctaacaaggaaaaaaaaaaaaaaaaaaaaaaattacctgcAGTCGAAAGGCTGAGGGAAaaagtgcccccacccccacaacacTGGAGGAAACCCTACCCCCTCATCACACCTGATGTTCCCAGAGCCAATGATCACTGTGCCAAGCCTTTCCTTCCAGACCGCTTCGTTTTACAGCCAGCATACACCTCATCTGTGCCGAATCTGTCCAAACAGAGAGCAGGTAAGCGCCGTCTGCAGTATCCCAGAACGCTTCCGTCTGTGGGCAGGTTTCGTGCTGCCAAACTCTACTGGCTCAGTCCAGAACTGTCACATTAAAACTGGGCAGTCTCCTGGCAGTCAACAGCACACACAGATAGACACACACCTCCACCTTAACgcaatttaaaagaaaaaaaaatctaaaagctATTCATTGAGGGGGGAggataataaaaagaaaaccctCCTCCGGAACTTGAAAGCCCTGCCATCCTCcaaaaatatgacatttttgGCGCAAAATAAGGAGGAACCCCATGCAAGCCaatcatccaaaaaaaaaaaaaactatcaatTTTTATTCACTGCTTGTCCCATATATACTGTCTGTTGGCTAGAGAGCGTGGGAAATACACAGATGAACAGGAGGCAGCTACACGGCAGGGCCAGGAGATATGGGCGGCGACGAACCGATGATCACATTTGTGAGCAGTCTTACAGTagcaaggggtggggggggggcacaggggtaACCTATGGAGGCCCTCGGATGGCACAGGTGATGTGTAGCTTGTGTGTCGCCCCCATGCCCCTTGATTTGTGGTGGAGGCTGTGAGAACTCCGGAaaaggtggggcgggggggggggggggggcatggtaggTTGGGCCTTCAGCGAGCGGCTGACTCGAGGTGGTCCCCCACCTCCCTCTACCTGTCTTTCAGCTCACGCGTGACACGTTTGGTGATGCGGCCGCACAGCAGACCCACGAGGAACAGCAGGCACACGGCCAGAGCCATCATAACGAGGATGTAGTTCTTAGAAGGCGAGAGGAGGACCTGTGCGGCCAGGTCTGAGAATCCCTCAGCGGGGGCCACCTGGGACAGGGCGGAGGAAGAACATACATCAGGCGGCGCAAATGGGCCAGGGGCACCTCCTTTTTGGGGGCCTGTTCTACACTAGCAggtgttaataaaaataaaaaaatccaaatcTTAAGATAAGACTGCAATCGGCATCACTTCTATCTAAGGGATCACTACTAGTTTTAATGACCTTCCGCCAAAATTAAGTCGAGCATCTTGAAAAAGTAAACAGTACTGTGTGCACTAACCACTCAGGCTTTAACCTGGTGGTGTGCTTACAGAAATAGCCTTCGCAGAGGTTAAATTTATGGTTTGTGATATTTGAGAAACCGCTTTACGTTGAAGTGAAGGTTTTACACTCGTCCGATTTCACTCCTTTATTTTTGTTCGGCAGACTCTGAGCCATGTGACGCCGGAGAACTTCAGATTACAGACGCAGCTGCATGGGGCGGTACGTGCTTGTACTGTACGGTCAGAATTCAGGGTGGGGCAGGCAGCATCCGTTTTAGTGTGCGAGTCTGTGACCTGGGCTCACCTTGGCTGCGTAGCTCCACATGTCGATTCGGTCCTGGAGCCTCTTCTTGCACTCGGGCTGCAAACGAACCCTTTTATCTCCCAGGGCCTCCATTAGACAGGACATCTCTGGAGCAGAGGAAGGAAAACAAGTCAGTATGCTGGAAATGACTTGTCAGCAGCCTACAGAACGTGGGAAATTTCGTTGCCGTAATCTGATAAAATGTAAACCCATTGGCAGCGTGTCAGAGCTTTTGCGCTATATACTCACGGCGCCCTCGGCCTGGAGGGATGGCAGCACAGTGATGCTTGATGTCCAGGGCGCAGGCTGTGTGGAGGACAGGGTCCACAAAGATATCTGCCTTGCTCTCCTTCAGTATGTTCAGCACCTCCTGTAGGCGAAATGAGGCAAGTACCGTCAGTCTGGGGCATTTGCATGACAGCCGGAGATAAGAGCCGGGGATCAACGCTGATGCCATGGCAACAGCTACCCACCTTCTTACAGGGGTCGTGTTTGATCTTGAGCAGGTTAATCTTCAGACACTCCTCCACCTGTCCTGTCTGCTCCTGGGCCGCTGCCTCCTCTGCACACAGCCGGGAGATCTGACATAGAAAGGCGTCAAATGATAAATATTCCAGAGACATTCAAGGATATCAAAACACCACATTTTATCACAAGGACAACTCATCCCTTAAAGCTTGATTTAAAGGTGCGAGGACTATGGGTCAGGCCCCTAAAAATAAGCAGTCACATGCAAACTGAAGAAAATAATCTAGGGACATCTAACAGCATTACCAGAAATGATATAGGGATGGGTGCTTTCCATGTGATATCATCTTAGTATGATGAACAGGGTGTGTCTGGATAAGCAGGCTAGTCAGGGTCCAGTTAAGCCCTTCCTGCTGACTGAACTGCTACAGTATAAATGGACCTGCAGCCAGGACCCCAGGGGGTGGACTACTATAAATATAGTTCCTAGGAGCTTCTCGCACAAAAATGTTTGGTTGTCTctgtgaaccaatcattttcctttctGCCCTCCAATCAGATTTtacaggaggtgggtccaagcaacaagATGAGGAaagaccaatcagatgtcttggtcccgcctcctcatTGCTTGAACCCACcctctctacaatctgattggttctctgaaccaatatttttttccccttctgcactccaaacatttttgtgcaagttaaACTCCCATAAGCATAAATATAAACCATCTCCAACTGCCCAAAATCAATGATACTTTGTGTCATTTATGCCATTCAATTTCGGCAGCTCACCCACCTCATCCGTACAGTGCATCTGCAGTTGTGGGTCCAGCCTGTAGTCCAGGGCAGACTCTTGCAGAATGACTCTGATCTGGTCCTCACAATCAGGAGAGAGTCGCTGCAGAGAAACAGTCAACATATACTTTACTCAAAGACCTCAACTTATCACCTACTGAAGACTTTTATGACCTTTAAACTAAAGCATATGCTGCCAAATCACAGCCTGGTTCGATCCAATGGGGGACAATGTAATCAATGAGAGGTGTCTAAACCCACTGCCAGTCTATGATCACCCCACCCACTGATAAGGGAGTCACCCTTCCTACAGGCCCAGTTTGTCCTCACCTGGTCGGCATACTTGAGTTTGAGGCATGAGATGACTTGGCCCTCCAGCTCACTATCATCAGTGGCCTTGTTCAGGACGGACTGGCAGAATTTGGGGATGTCTGCCTTGCATGCCTTGCGCAGCACAGGGTTCAGTCTGAAGTCTGGGGCATAGGGGAAGAAACTTCTAGAAAGCCCACCTTTCAAGCCATAAGCTACAatcaattttgaacataaatgGTGAAAACGCTAAAGTCCATGCCCTGCTGTGCAATGGGATACAAGTTCACTTCATCCCGAAAGAGGGGTCGGTACCCGTGTTCTGGGTGATCTGTCGTTTGGTGATCATCTGCTTGCACTTGGGATCCATGAGCTCGCTGTTCTTATTCTGCTTCAAGCACTGAAGCATGCTCTTGGCATCAGAGTCTGGACAAAATCGCTGCAACACACAGAAGACACAAACTTGGTTACGGTCTGAAAACCTTGGGCCAGGTTTGCCCATTTGATTAAGGGTCAGTATGTCCTGCTTGGAATTCCAAAGCAGCAAACAGCATGGGTCTCTCTGGCAACAGCAATTACACTCCAACTTCCCCGTTATCCCCCATGTACAGGTTTTTGACGAGGGAGCCCTTACCTTGATCATCTGCTTGCACACTCTCATGAGCTGGTAATCACGCTCGGGGTCCATCATCTCCACCTCCTGCAGCTTGAAGACCTTCTGGTGGCAAATCGATGTTAACTGCTTCTTGTTCTCCTTCAAGCACTCAATCACCTGGGGGTAAGATGGAAGTAGGGAATGGGTATTTTGGAGAGAGTGTAGGGCATTCCTCCAAGCCGCcttacacacacagcacagacagtccaccGCCCTACCTGGGCGTTGCCAAAGGCGACATTTGGGCATAGTCTTGAGATGTCCTGCTTGCAAGATTCATACAACTCTGGCTCCAGGCGGATGTCCTccgactaaaaaaaaaaaaaaaaaaaaaaaacaaaaagggatGGGGAAGATCAGGCCCTTTGGCTTCTACAGGAAGCTGAAAGAACCTGTGATGATCTCCCTCCTGTTCTCCCAGTGGCTACGCTGACCAAGACACATGTGCTTGACATCTTTATAAAACTGAAGTTTCAGCTCAGGTAgccaacactgaggcatcttcACGCAAGGAGGGAGATTTGGGACTCAAATCCAGGAACCCAGCTGGAGATTCAGGATAACTAGGACGCCAACGAGTTACAAGATGGGTACCGGATATGTAGAACAGGTGCATTAGTTTGTCCAAGCTTAATGAAATGCTTACAGCTAATCAGGGCTAGACACTTCTGTGTAGAATGAGTCCGTGTGATGGCATTCTTAAGTCCCACCAGGCTTCCCTGAAACTTACCATCTCCAGCTCCTCTACACGCAGCTGTTTACGGCACTTAAGGGCAACACGATGCTCCTTGGCATCCTGCAGAGTATCGTTGCGCACTGTGGTGCTCAAGCAGATGACTACGTCAATCCTGagcagaggcagagagagaagtGTGAATGAGGGAGACGCAGGGTGCTTCAAGCGATAGGAGGGAACACAGCGAGAGGCAACATATGGGAGAGCATTTTGAAAGGAAGCATGCTTAATGTATGGGGCTCCCAACAGCTACGATAACCAATCACCAGCCATATGGATAAATACTGAACCAATCACAGGCAGAGCTGAAAACAGCACCACCACACATGTGAAATGACGGCCACAGTCGCCAATCCCCATTCTGCACTCACTTCTTCTTAATATTGGGACACAGCTTGAGCACATCCTCCTTGCAGGCCATCTTGAACTTGTAGGAGAAGCGGAAGTCCTTCATTTGTAGCTGGCGAGTAGAGTTTCAGGTCAGTTGCGAGAAAGAGTGAGAAGCTCACCCATCTTGGAACATGGGTCTGAAGCCTGAAACACTAGAGCTTTTTAGCTTAAGTTTAAAAACCATATTTTAGTGCGAATCAGACAAAATTATTCGATATAAAAATGGTCAGATGTAATGGTTAAGGACttctgaaggtcactggttcccaTGCAACTGAAATCATTACATGTGCTAGTGTCAATTTAGTTCTTTGTTTCTAAATATACAATGAGGGGGGGGCTTAACAAAAGGGCACCACACAACGCCATGGCGTACCAGCTGGAAGTGAGTGACCCCCACTGCGCACTTCTCATTCATCTCCTTCTGGTGCTTGTTCAGCACCAGGCATTCCATCAGGTCACCCGAGTCAATCTGGTTGTCAGCCACCTCCTGGGGTACAGGGGGCAGAGAGTGAGTAGAGGGGAGCAGAGAATAGGCAAGCATGCTAAACCATGTTCCATAGATGAGGCAAACACGGTACGGGTGAGGCCTCAACCGTCCAGATCCGCGGCATCGTAAAGACCTGGAACAGTGATGGAACCAGTTAACGTCTCTAGAATCCCGACGTGCTGAACAATCAAAACCTTGACTTCAGGAAAAACTCATCCCACAGCATTCCAATATTGATATCAGACTCAGATTAGGCttccttttggggggggggaggtaccaATTCATCTTCCAACCATTTTTTAAAAGTACAGGTCAAGATGATAGGGGAACGATCCGGAATGTTGTCAGTCTAATCACAGTCCTCACATGGCAATTTAGACACAAACAATACATTCAGACAAGGAGAAAAACTCTCTCAGCCAAGAAGGGAATCGATCTTGCTACACTGGAGCGAAGGCCACTGAACAGCAACCCTAAAGCAGAGTACAGAATAAACTACTGGCCTATAGGGGAAACAAACATTTCTTATGTTGGTTAACGGCAAACTGTCAGACTGTAGACAGAATGCGTTACAGTGGAACTGAGAACCCTTTGAATTGTGCTAAATCTCAATGTATCTACCATCAATTCCAACTACCACAGACTGCATAACCGTAAATTTCGGAATCCTGGCGACTTATTTACGCACCACTGTCTGATTAGACTTTGGCTAAAGAAAAACAAGCATCACGGCAATGAATAAATGTAGCTAAAGTGAGCAGGGGAGAAATTAAACATTTCAAAGTGCACAACGGAAGatgcttatatgatttattgGTACGGTCGATCAGCGCATCTTCATACAGGTCGATGTAAATCACGCTTCGAGGCTTATAGCGAGTGGCCTGTATTCTGCTGAGCAGCCAGCTAGCTTTTTGGCCACAGAAATTTCACTTCGCTTACGTGGCACTGACAAGATATTTTAGGGATTTGTAATGATACGAGTCAGACTCTCTGCTTTCACACCCACACAGCTTTCCTGGCTCAGTTTCGGCATCGCTCCCGAGTTCCTCAGTGTCTCTCACAGAGAAAACAATGAAACTCAGGCTAACACTTACGAGACTAAAGAGGTGTGAATGTTCTACCCGAAATGTGCAAGTTACACGGACTTGCATTTAGAAAGTCTTTTAACCCTGAGGCAGGATGCAGTTCACAGGATGAAAATCACAATCTCTCGACCGCGAGTCAGCAGTTCTTTGAGGCGCAGCACAGCTCAACCGGCAGAGCGGAGCTCAAAGCACGGGATAAAAACCGCATGAAGGGAGGGAAGCCTGGCCGATATTAACAAATCACACAGAAGCAAGGAGGGGCTGATCGGTGACTCACATGGCAATGGGACTGGATGACAGGCTCACAAGCTCGGATAAGCAGGGCTTCAATCTGGATGTCCTGTGGGAGGGAGAGAAATTCAGGGAGGAGCCAAAGTGGAACCGTCAGAGCCGTCTGTACTCTGTCAGACATGACAGAAGTGAAGGAAGCCGACTGTCAGATGCAAGGTCGCCTAGGTCTACTCAATTATGGGGAAAAAGCAATCCTGGTTATTCTGGTCAAATCGAGAGCACGAATATTCATCGACTTTGGAAAAATACTTTTAGAAAtaaccaggggcgccgctaagggggggaaagttgggacaattctaagggcccacgccctttaggggcccccagagatctgaatgggtgtggtaggggggcccaacctcatattttgtcatagggcccaaaattgctagcggcgcccctggaaATAACTATGTTAAAGGTGACAAAAGTGGACTTCTTTGAACTCCTAAATATAATTCAACTTAGAATAAAAGGGGCTGCAAATGGATGCATAGATATACAACAAGACAACCTGGGAGCGTCACAGCAAAGTGAAAAAGAGacataattgatttaaatcttgaTTATTTGTTTTGGAAGCCAAAATCATAATTGAAGTTCGACTTATTGCGCAGCCCTAGGGTCTACCCAACAAATCACAGCACAAAGCGGTCATTTCACGCAAACCACCAAGCAgagaacaaacaaacagaatcTAGAGACTTCAAAAGCCCCCGGTCTATAGCTCAATCTGCACCCTCTCCTCACCTCTGATTCCAGCTCTGTCAGGTTGCCCACAATGTCTCTGCAGTCCGTGCCCAGCTCCTCAAGGTGGTCCTGAAGGCACTCGAGCTCCTAGGGAACCCCAACATACAAGCAGACCGTCTCAAACAGACTCCGGAGCATCTAGAAATCAGACCTTCATGGGAAACTGAAGAGGGATGATGTGGAGGAGGTACAGCTACAGTAACATGCTAATGCTAAAGGATTTTCCGAGCAAAaggacatttatttttattttttttgcagaaccCGGAGCGTGGCAGCATCAGACCTCTCCCACACACCTGCCCTGCCTCGGTCTTCTCACTGCACCATTTTCCCAGATCGGTCATGCAGCGCTTCTGTAGTTCAGGGTCCAGCTTGACATCGAGGGCCCTCTGGTGCAGGATCCTCTGCACCTCCACTTTGCAGTCACGGGACAGCTGAGGACGGGAAGCCAATCAGAACATGGCGGGGACAGGCTGAGCACATTTCCCTAGATCGAGAATCACAGACAATCACGGAGAATCACCGGATGCATGCATTTCAGGAGCGCTCCTGGAACTCCACATTCTAGTTAAAAGTGCATTTCAGTCAGAATTGCAGGAGCGCACTGACCCAGCCCAATTATCGTGCACCCAATTCTGCCCTGTGGAATCAGTGTGTCAAAAGCTGTGGCATTGTACAGGATTACAGTTGCTCTGGGACCGACAAGCGCAATTAGGCCTTGTGAATCTCCACTTTCTTCAAGGCAGAATACCACTTACTAAGGTAGACTTGGAAGCCTCTGAATCCGGCTGTTAAAGTTGAGAAAACATTAGCGTTAAATGGCTCCTTAATGCAGTGTTCTTGCTCTTCCTTGCAATTAAAATATCTCATCCAACACTGTGTGCTTCTGACTGTATAGGAGACTGGAAACTGTCAGCTATGCTATAGatcttttacagaattaacagcatCGTGAAAACCAACACCACAaacaccaaaataataaaatgactcAAAACAAAACCAGATGATGGAGTTCTGGAACACCCAGTCATCATCGACGTTATACATAGCCAGGTTTCCTAATGTATACAAAACCGCTCTTCAGATTAGCCGGAGCCAACATCATGCCACTATCGTGCTCCTTTCATTTTACTTAAAGCAAtcgtcataatgcattataatggcttatACGGACCAGCTACGAAGGCGTTTATAGTGCATTACAGATGAGCTTCATGGCGCGTTCGTAATGCATAAAAAACATgctgttatgcctttttataaataagtAACCATGTTTATAACACGTTATGAATGCATATGAAGACCCGCAGCCTATCACAGCACTCCATCTAGCTCTGCACCAACATTGGTCAAAACGTTTGAATTGCTGATTTATTCACACCTAAAAAGGAGGCTGCTTTCCTTTAAAGCTCAGCATCAACAAAGCATGATGAAGATCAAATATCAAAGGCGCGGGATAAATGAACAGAGTGAGAGGCAGACTCCCGCAGATGAGAAGCTGAAGTTCGCATCGGAACACTGTACCCAAAACTGCATCTTGGCTGCCATTCCAACACCCACTCTGGGAATGACAACAAAAGCTCTAAAACGCCGCCTTTGTTTATCGGGTATCTTAAGTCACTGGTGTGTGATCGTATGACGGCGTCTGAAGCTGCTTTTCCTCTGTGCTTCTGTCTACCAGCTGTACATCCGCCTCCATCGAGATTCACAgttatggggggaaaaaaaacatcgtctccATTATGCTAACCTCATACTGGAGGGTTAGGTTCATGTGATTAAAGCTaaatgctgaactccaacccTCTTGCTAAGAAGTCCTACCCATATTAATGCATGTTAATGTGACCGTTATCAGCAGGCCCCCTGGAGGCGACAATACATCACTGCAGCAGTTGCCTGAAAAGCCGACCAATCCGGTGGCGCCACCTCACCCGTCTGCCTTGTTCCTCCGTGCGGTAGGCATGGCGGTATAGGCAGGAGAAGACTGCCCCCGGCGGCATGGCCTCGCTGGTCTCATTCCAGCCGTGCGTGTGACACAGACGAGCGGCATCTCCCTGGCACTTCCGGTACAGGATGG includes these proteins:
- the glg1b gene encoding Golgi apparatus protein 1b isoform X1, producing MAACRRVHLILLLMSFTACLFSTADQRQQNGNGNSRGILQPPVGGNLPGVSQSRRAAGWKLAEEEACREDMARLCSRNTWNNNLAVLECLQDRKDESEISAACNHLLWNYKLNLTTDPKFESVAVEVCKTTIPEIKECAEEPRGKGYLVSCLVDHRSNISEYQCHQYITKMTSIIYSDYRLICGFMDKCREDINALHCGSINTGEKDLHSQGEVIACLEKGLVSEVEEPSQRHLVKDDCKKAILRVAELSSDDFHLDRYLYFSCRDDRERFCDNTLAGEGRVYKCLFNHKFEEAMTEKCRDALTTRQKLIVQDYKVSYSLAKACKSDLRKYRCNADANLPRAREARLSYLLLCLESAVHRGRVVSGECQGEMMDYRRMLMEDFSLSPEIVLHCRSEIETQCSGLHRKGRTLHCLMRVGRGDKGVVEEMCQRSLQNLIQEADPGADYRIDRALNEACESVIQTACKHIRSGDPMILSCLMEHLYTEKMVEDCEHRLLELQYFISRDWKLDPILYRKCQGDAARLCHTHGWNETSEAMPPGAVFSCLYRHAYRTEEQGRRPDSEASKSTLLSRDCKVEVQRILHQRALDVKLDPELQKRCMTDLGKWCSEKTEAGQELECLQDHLEELGTDCRDIVGNLTELESEDIQIEALLIRACEPVIQSHCHEVADNQIDSGDLMECLVLNKHQKEMNEKCAVGVTHFQLLQMKDFRFSYKFKMACKEDVLKLCPNIKKKIDVVICLSTTVRNDTLQDAKEHRVALKCRKQLRVEELEMSEDIRLEPELYESCKQDISRLCPNVAFGNAQVIECLKENKKQLTSICHQKVFKLQEVEMMDPERDYQLMRVCKQMIKRFCPDSDAKSMLQCLKQNKNSELMDPKCKQMITKRQITQNTDFRLNPVLRKACKADIPKFCQSVLNKATDDSELEGQVISCLKLKYADQRLSPDCEDQIRVILQESALDYRLDPQLQMHCTDEISRLCAEEAAAQEQTGQVEECLKINLLKIKHDPCKKEVLNILKESKADIFVDPVLHTACALDIKHHCAAIPPGRGRQMSCLMEALGDKRVRLQPECKKRLQDRIDMWSYAAKVAPAEGFSDLAAQVLLSPSKNYILVMMALAVCLLFLVGLLCGRITKRVTRELKDRFGTDEVYAGCKTKRSGRKGLAQ
- the glg1b gene encoding Golgi apparatus protein 1b isoform X3; protein product: MAACRRVHLILLLMSFTACLFSTADQRQQNGNGNSRGILQPPVGGNLPGVSQSRRAAGWKLAEEEACREDMARLCSRNTWNNNLAVLECLQDRKDESEISAACNHLLWNYKLNLTTDPKFESVAVEVCKTTIPEIKECAEEPRGKGYLVSCLVDHRSNISEYQCHQYITKMTSIIYSDYRLICGFMDKCREDINALHCGSINTGEKDLHSQGEVIACLEKGLVSEVEEPSQRHLVKDDCKKAILRVAELSSDDFHLDRYLYFSCRDDRERFCDNTLAGEGRVYKCLFNHKFEEAMTEKCRDALTTRQKLIVQDYKVSYSLAKACKSDLRKYRCNADANLPRAREARLSYLLLCLESAVHRGRVVSGECQGEMMDYRRMLMEDFSLSPEIVLHCRSEIETQCSGLHRKGRTLHCLMRVGRGDKGVVEEMCQRSLQNLIQEADPGADYRIDRALNEACESVIQTACKHIRSGDPMILSCLMEHLYTEKMVEDCEHRLLELQYFISRDWKLDPILYRKCQGDAARLCHTHGWNETSEAMPPGAVFSCLYRHAYRTEEQGRRPDSEASKSTLLSRDCKVEVQRILHQRALDVKLDPELQKRCMTDLGKWCSEKTEAGQELECLQDHLEELGTDCRDIVGNLTELESEDIQIEALLIRACEPVIQSHCHEVADNQIDSGDLMECLVLNKHQKEMNEKCAVGVTHFQLLQMKDFRFSYKFKMACKEDVLKLCPNIKKKIDVVICLSTTVRNDTLQDAKEHRVALKCRKQLRVEELEMSEDIRLEPELYESCKQDISRLCPNVAFGNAQVIECLKENKKQLTSICHQKVFKLQEVEMMDPERDYQLMRVCKQMIKRFCPDSDAKSMLQCLKQNKNSELMDPKCKQMITKRQITQNTDFRLNPVLRKACKADIPKFCQSVLNKATDDSELEGQVISCLKLKYADQRLSPDCEDQIRVILQESALDYRLDPQLQMHCTDEISRLCAEEAAAQEQTGQVEECLKINLLKIKHDPCKKEVLNILKESKADIFVDPVLHTACALDIKHHCAAIPPGRGRQMSCLMEALGDKRVRLQPECKKRLQDRIDMWSYAAKVAPAEGFSDLAAQVLLSPSKNYILVMMALAVCLLFLVGLLCGRITKRVTRELKDR
- the glg1b gene encoding Golgi apparatus protein 1b isoform X2, whose protein sequence is MAACRRVHLILLLMSFTACLFSTADQRQQNGNGNSRGILQPPVGGNLPGVSQSRRAAGWKLAEEEACREDMARLCSRNTWNNNLAVLECLQDRKDESEISAACNHLLWNYKLNLTTDPKFESVAVEVCKTTIPEIKECAEEPRGKGYLVSCLVDHRSNISEYQCHQYITKMTSIIYSDYRLICGFMDKCREDINALHCGSINTGEKDLHSQGEVIACLEKGLVSEVEEPSQRHLVKDDCKKAILRVAELSSDDFHLDRYLYFSCRDDRERFCDNTLAGEGRVYKCLFNHKFEEAMTEKCRDALTTRQKLIVQDYKVSYSLAKACKSDLRKYRCNADANLPRAREARLSYLLLCLESAVHRGRVVSGECQGEMMDYRRMLMEDFSLSPEIVLHCRSEIETQCSGLHRKGRTLHCLMRVGRGDKGVVEEMCQRSLQNLIQEADPGADYRIDRALNEACESVIQTACKHIRSGDPMILSCLMEHLYTEKMVEDCEHRLLELQYFISRDWKLDPILYRKCQGDAARLCHTHGWNETSEAMPPGAVFSCLYRHAYRTEEQGRRLSRDCKVEVQRILHQRALDVKLDPELQKRCMTDLGKWCSEKTEAGQELECLQDHLEELGTDCRDIVGNLTELESEDIQIEALLIRACEPVIQSHCHEVADNQIDSGDLMECLVLNKHQKEMNEKCAVGVTHFQLLQMKDFRFSYKFKMACKEDVLKLCPNIKKKIDVVICLSTTVRNDTLQDAKEHRVALKCRKQLRVEELEMSEDIRLEPELYESCKQDISRLCPNVAFGNAQVIECLKENKKQLTSICHQKVFKLQEVEMMDPERDYQLMRVCKQMIKRFCPDSDAKSMLQCLKQNKNSELMDPKCKQMITKRQITQNTDFRLNPVLRKACKADIPKFCQSVLNKATDDSELEGQVISCLKLKYADQRLSPDCEDQIRVILQESALDYRLDPQLQMHCTDEISRLCAEEAAAQEQTGQVEECLKINLLKIKHDPCKKEVLNILKESKADIFVDPVLHTACALDIKHHCAAIPPGRGRQMSCLMEALGDKRVRLQPECKKRLQDRIDMWSYAAKVAPAEGFSDLAAQVLLSPSKNYILVMMALAVCLLFLVGLLCGRITKRVTRELKDRFGTDEVYAGCKTKRSGRKGLAQ